A genome region from Candidatus Falkowbacteria bacterium includes the following:
- a CDS encoding SMR family transporter, with protein sequence MISWIIPLSLLIIFEIVADIFAKNWSLQRTTWIAVTSLASYLIANSFWLFALKNGSGLGRGAIIFSVATAIIAVILGILFYKEPVNKFQIIGLVLGVIAIVLLFWE encoded by the coding sequence ATGATCAGCTGGATTATCCCATTATCGCTGCTAATAATTTTTGAAATAGTCGCTGATATTTTTGCTAAAAATTGGTCCTTACAAAGGACAACCTGGATTGCCGTCACTAGTCTAGCTTCATATTTAATTGCTAACTCCTTTTGGTTATTTGCTTTAAAAAATGGTTCTGGTCTAGGTCGCGGCGCTATCATATTTTCTGTAGCTACGGCGATCATCGCCGTCATTCTAGGAATACTATTTTACAAAGAACCAGTTAATAAATTTCAAATAATTGGTTTGGTTTTAGGAGTTATCGCTATAGTTTTATTATTCTGGGAATAA
- a CDS encoding EamA family transporter, with amino-acid sequence MNWIIFALAGPLIWALVNHIDKFIITKYFHGKGIGSLVMFTGLSGFVVSIFIIALKYSSINLGAAPAFFIAINGALLVASFIPYLHAMEKEEASTVSTLYQLIPVFGYFLGLIFLHEQLSFWQLIGSSLIIIGAVSISLDFSSKIRIKLKPLLLMALSSLMIATNGLVFKIIALEENFWGTAFWEYIGGTIFVLFLFFCIPLYRRQFVGMIKKNKSVISVNFLAEILNIIAKLFANFASLLAPLVLVWVVNSFQPFFVLLYGLILTLLVPKFYRENISKTILIQKVSAIAIIVLGTYFLFK; translated from the coding sequence ATGAACTGGATTATATTTGCTTTAGCTGGGCCATTAATTTGGGCGCTAGTTAACCACATCGACAAATTCATTATTACTAAATATTTCCACGGCAAAGGCATTGGTTCTTTAGTTATGTTCACAGGCCTCTCAGGTTTTGTGGTTTCTATTTTTATAATCGCACTAAAATATAGTTCTATAAATCTCGGCGCTGCCCCAGCTTTTTTTATTGCTATAAATGGTGCTTTGTTAGTGGCTTCTTTTATTCCCTATTTGCATGCCATGGAAAAAGAAGAGGCTTCAACCGTTTCAACACTCTATCAACTGATTCCGGTTTTCGGCTATTTCTTAGGTCTAATATTTTTACATGAACAACTTTCCTTCTGGCAACTTATTGGCTCATCATTAATAATTATTGGTGCAGTCAGTATATCTCTAGATTTCTCTTCTAAGATAAGGATTAAATTAAAGCCGCTCCTCTTAATGGCGCTATCATCGCTCATGATTGCCACTAATGGTTTAGTCTTTAAAATCATTGCTTTAGAAGAAAACTTTTGGGGAACAGCTTTCTGGGAATACATTGGTGGAACTATTTTTGTTTTATTTTTATTTTTTTGTATACCATTGTATCGCCGTCAATTTGTTGGCATGATTAAAAAAAATAAATCCGTCATTAGTGTAAACTTCTTGGCTGAAATATTAAATATTATTGCTAAACTATTTGCTAATTTCGCTAGCTTGCTAGCTCCTTTGGTTTTAGTTTGGGTAGTAAATAGCTTCCAGCCATTTTTTGTTTTATTATATGGTCTCATACTAACCCTACTGGTGCCTAAGTTCTATAGAGAAAATATCAGTAAAACAATACTTATTCAAAAAGTATCAGCCATTGCTATTATAGTGTTGGGCACTTACTTCTTATTTAAATAA
- a CDS encoding gamma-glutamyl-gamma-aminobutyrate hydrolase family protein (Members of this family of hydrolases with an active site Cys residue belong to MEROPS family C26.), with amino-acid sequence MKILIIDNHSEHLLELTNCFSNLPKIINKETFDKGFAIENFDSIILSGSFNMPTALRHPNFYKQEIDLIKNSKTPIIGICLGAELIIKSFDGKLEELSHSLDGEVKLNVSDKNLKTIIESNHIKVIEHHKIGAKNLPKDLLELASSPDCVEIFKHASKPIIGIQFHPEIGKHKEIFDWAIKELKI; translated from the coding sequence ATGAAAATTTTAATTATCGACAACCATAGCGAACATCTTTTAGAGCTAACTAATTGCTTTAGTAATCTTCCAAAGATAATTAATAAAGAAACCTTTGATAAAGGTTTTGCTATAGAAAATTTTGATTCAATAATTTTGTCAGGCAGTTTTAATATGCCAACAGCTTTGCGTCATCCAAATTTTTACAAACAAGAAATTGATTTAATAAAAAATAGTAAAACACCAATTATCGGAATCTGTCTTGGCGCCGAACTTATAATAAAGTCTTTTGATGGCAAGCTTGAGGAACTATCTCATAGCTTAGACGGAGAAGTTAAGCTCAATGTCTCAGACAAAAATCTTAAAACAATAATTGAGAGTAATCATATAAAAGTAATTGAGCATCATAAAATCGGAGCAAAAAATTTACCTAAAGATTTACTTGAATTAGCTAGCTCACCTGATTGCGTAGAAATATTTAAACATGCCTCAAAACCAATCATAGGTATTCAATTTCATCCTGAGATTGGTAAACATAAGGAAATTTTTGATTGGGCAATTAAAGAATTAAAAATATGA
- a CDS encoding RNA polymerase sigma factor, whose translation MTTDNAEKQNNLPSNSDEILAKLALKDQAAFAELVNRYQAPLRRYVSRLARLDETDIDDVLQEAFIKLYLNLNDFDPKLKFSSWLYRIVHNETINHFRKRSVKYEVGLDIEGDEKWNEFWEDEGINRIDQTLANEKIQETLNKLSPNYRDVLILKYLEQKNYDEISDILQKPPGTVASWLNRAKTQFRSLYQTYDQS comes from the coding sequence ATGACTACGGACAACGCAGAAAAACAGAATAATCTACCATCAAACTCTGATGAGATATTGGCTAAGCTTGCGCTTAAAGACCAGGCAGCCTTTGCTGAGCTAGTTAATCGTTATCAAGCTCCTTTGCGGCGTTATGTCAGTCGTTTAGCCAGATTAGACGAAACAGATATTGATGATGTTCTACAAGAAGCCTTTATCAAACTTTATTTAAACTTAAATGACTTTGATCCTAAGTTGAAGTTTTCATCTTGGCTCTATCGTATCGTGCATAACGAAACAATTAACCACTTCCGTAAACGCTCGGTTAAATATGAAGTTGGATTAGACATTGAAGGTGATGAAAAATGGAATGAGTTTTGGGAAGATGAAGGTATTAATAGAATTGACCAAACATTAGCCAATGAAAAAATTCAAGAAACTTTAAACAAGCTATCACCCAACTATCGTGACGTACTAATCCTAAAATATTTAGAACAAAAAAACTACGATGAAATCTCTGATATCTTACAAAAACCGCCGGGCACCGTAGCCAGCTGGCTCAATCGAGCCAAAACTCAATTCCGCAGCCTATACCAAACATATGACCAATCCTAA